One window of Manihot esculenta cultivar AM560-2 chromosome 17, M.esculenta_v8, whole genome shotgun sequence genomic DNA carries:
- the LOC110605121 gene encoding translation factor GUF1 homolog, mitochondrial — MSSLRRVSKTLKSPKCLSLLQTYSKFTPFPSMFRLNDHPLELARACCSNSRQNSKENNVDLSQYPAERIRNFSIIAHVDHGKSTLADRLLELTGTIKRGHGQPQYLDKLQVERERGITVKAQTATMFHKHNFHGPNVAEAQDPPTFLLNLIDTPGHVDFSYEVSRSLAACQGALLVVDAAQGVQAQTVANFYLAFESNLTIIPVINKIDQPTADPDGVKAQLKSMFDLEPSDCLLTSAKTGQGLEKVLPAVIERIPPPPGHSDSPLRMLLLDSYYDEYKGVICHVAVVDGILRKGDKISSAATGNAYEILDVGIMHPELTPTGVLLTGQVGYVVSGMRSTKEARVGDTLYHSRSVVEPLPGFKPAKHMVFSGLYPADGSDFEALNHAIERLTCNDASVSVTKESSSALGLGFRCGFLGLLHMDVFHQRLEQEYGAHVISTIPTVPYIFEHSDGSKVQVQNPAAMPSNPKKRVTASWEPTVIATIIIPSEYVGPVITLCSERRGQQLEYSFIDSQRAFMKYRLPLKEIVVDFYNELKSITSGYASFDYEDSDYQEADLVKLDILLNGQPVDAMATIVHNLKAQRVGRELVEKLKKFIDRQMFEITIQAAIGSKVIARETISAMRKNVLAKCYGGDVTRKRKLLEKQKEGKKRMKRIGSVDIPQEAFHQLLKVQ; from the exons ATGAGTTCTTTACGCAGAGTTTCAAAAACCCTAAAATCGCCAAAATGTCTCTCTCTTCTACAAACATATTCAAAATTCACTCCATTTCCTTCTATGTTCAGATTAAACGACCATCCTTTGGAGCTGGCTCGTGCGTGTTGCTCTAATTCGCGCCAAAATAGCAAAGAGAACAACGTAGATTTGAGCCAGTATCCAGCAGAAAGGATAAGAAACTTCTCGATAATCGCGCACGTTGACCATGGCAAGTCTACGCTTGCTGACCGGCTTTTGGAGCTCACTGGAACGATCAAGAGAGGCCATGGCCAGCCACAGTACCTCGATAAGTTGCAG GTAGAGAGAGAAAGGGGAATAACTGTTAAAGCTCAGACAGCTACCATGTTCCACAAGCACAACTTCCATGGCCCCAATGTTGCTGAAGCACAAGATCCACCAACATTTCTTCTAAACCTAATTGATACACCTGGTCATGTCGATTTCAGCTATGAAGTATCAAGATCCTTAGCAGCATGCCAGGGTGCCCTTTTGGTTGTTGATGCTGCCCAAGGCGTTCAGGCACAAACTGTAGCTAACTTCTATTTGGCTTTTGAATCAAACCTGACAATTATACCCGTCATAAACAAAATAGATCAGCCAACTGCAGATCCTGATGGTGTCAAAGCTCAGCTAAAATCTATGTTTGATCTTGAACCTAGTGATTGTCTTTTAACATCTGCCAAAACAGGGCAGGGCCTTGAGAAAGTTCTTCCTGCAGTCATAGAACGCATCCCTCCTCCTCCTGGGCATAGTGATTCACCTCTGCGTATGCTTTTGCTTGATTCCTATTATGACGAATACAAGGGAGTGATCTGTCATGTTGCAGTTGTGGATGGCATCCTGCGGAAGGGAGATAAGATCTCATCTGCAGCAACTGGCAATGCATATGAGATTCTGGATGTTGGGATTATGCATCCTGAACTCACACCAACTGGAGTTCTTCTAACTGGACAAGTGGGATATGTGGTGAGTGGCATGAGGTCCACCAAAGAGGCACGTGTTGGAGACACTCTATATCATAGCCGAAGTGTTGTAGAACCTCTACCAG GTTTTAAGCCTGCAAAACATATGGTATTCTCTGGCCTTTACCCAGCTGACGGATCTGATTTTGAGGCACTTAACCATGCAATAGAGAGACTGACATGCAATGATGCAAGTGTCTCTGTTACTAAAGAGAGTAGTTCTGCACTTGGTCTGGGTTTTAG GTGTGGTTTCTTGGGCTTACTCCACATGGATGTTTTTCATCAGCGGCTTGAACAG GAATATGGAGCTCATGTCATTTCTACTATTCCAACAGTTCCATATATTTTTGAGCATTCTGATGGAAG CAAAGTGCAAGTTCAGAATCCTGCTGCGATGCCCTCAAATCCCAAGAAACGAGTTACGGCTAGTTGGGAACCTACAGTCATAGCTACAATTATCATCCCTAGTGA GTATGTGGGGCCTGTTATTACCCTTTGCTCTGAGCGGAGAGGGCAGCAATTGGAGTATTCGTTTATTGACAG CCAACGAGCCTTTATGAAGTATCGCCTGCCTCTGAAGGAAATTGTTGTTGATTTTTACAATGAATTGAAGAGTATAACATCAGGATATGCATCATTTGACTATGAGGATTCGGA TTATCAAGAAGCTGATTTGGTGAAACTTGATATCCTCCTAAATGGACAACCAGTTGATGCTATGGCAACCATTGTTCACAATTTGAAGGCACAACGAGTTGGTCGTGAACTGGTGGAGAAGCTGAAGAAGTTCATTGATAG GCAAATGTTTGAGATAACAATACAAGCTGCAATTGGATCAAAGGTTATTGCAAGGGAAAC GATTTCGGCTATGAGAAAGAATGTCCTTGCAAAGTGTTATGGTGGGGATGTTACTCGGAAAAGGAAGCTTTTGGAAAAGCAGAAGGAAGGCAAGAAGCGAATGAAGCGTATTGGTTCTGTTGATATACCGCAGGAGGCTTTTCATCAACTTTTGAAAGTTCAATAG